One window from the genome of Halostella litorea encodes:
- a CDS encoding dihydrolipoyl dehydrogenase family protein, with the protein MPHVAIIGAYGSAGVPVAGELADAPDVELTLVDDGDPGGGLCILRGCMPSKEVISAGAHRFQARHDRRLTGDLPEIDLERVVATKDDHVLGFAEHRRAAVHDLAERDDVEFLHDTARFVDDHTLAVGDRTVEADYVVIATGSTVNVPDVDGIGDVEYMTSADVLDATSLPDSGVVMGFGYVGLELVPYLAEAGTELTVIEHDERPLDEADPEYGDELLDLYEDNWDVDIRTETRERRLEPTDDGGVRLHVDRDGESEAVEAEELFLFTGRRPNLDGLGIEHTALEPGSGWVADTMQARDDERTFVVGDVNGREPILHVAKEQGIRAAENVLAHARGEALEPYENVHHHVVFSGLGVYPYVRVGYSVDAARRRDVDHVAVTRAASDDGVFKSKDVPEGRATLVVDPDDGTVLGYQGLHYHADVMAKTMQLAVEMELDVRDIPDRAYHPTTPEIIDGLVRDAAERVGE; encoded by the coding sequence ATGCCACACGTCGCCATCATCGGAGCCTACGGCAGCGCCGGCGTCCCGGTCGCGGGCGAACTCGCCGACGCCCCCGACGTGGAACTGACGCTGGTCGACGACGGCGACCCCGGCGGCGGCCTCTGTATCCTCCGTGGCTGCATGCCCTCCAAGGAGGTCATCTCGGCGGGCGCACACCGCTTCCAGGCGCGCCACGACCGCCGCCTGACCGGCGACCTCCCCGAGATAGACCTCGAACGCGTGGTGGCGACGAAAGACGACCACGTGCTCGGCTTCGCGGAGCACCGGCGGGCCGCGGTCCACGACCTGGCCGAGCGCGACGACGTGGAGTTCCTGCACGATACCGCCCGGTTCGTCGACGACCACACGCTCGCCGTCGGCGACCGGACCGTCGAGGCCGACTACGTCGTGATCGCCACCGGCTCGACGGTCAACGTCCCCGACGTCGACGGGATCGGCGACGTGGAGTACATGACCAGCGCCGACGTGCTCGACGCGACGAGCCTCCCCGACAGCGGCGTCGTGATGGGCTTCGGTTACGTCGGCCTCGAACTCGTCCCGTACCTCGCGGAGGCCGGGACGGAACTGACCGTGATCGAACACGACGAGCGGCCGCTCGACGAGGCCGACCCCGAGTACGGCGACGAACTGCTCGACCTCTACGAGGACAACTGGGACGTGGATATCCGCACCGAAACGCGGGAGAGGCGGCTGGAGCCGACCGACGACGGCGGCGTCCGCCTCCACGTCGACCGCGACGGCGAGTCCGAGGCCGTCGAGGCCGAGGAACTGTTCCTCTTCACCGGCCGGCGGCCGAACCTCGACGGCCTCGGGATCGAACACACCGCGCTCGAACCGGGGTCGGGCTGGGTCGCGGACACGATGCAGGCCCGCGACGACGAGCGGACGTTCGTCGTCGGCGACGTGAACGGGCGCGAGCCGATCCTCCACGTCGCCAAGGAGCAGGGGATACGGGCCGCCGAGAACGTCCTCGCCCACGCCCGCGGCGAGGCGCTGGAGCCCTACGAGAACGTCCACCACCACGTCGTCTTCTCGGGGCTCGGCGTCTACCCCTACGTCCGCGTCGGCTACTCCGTGGACGCCGCAAGGCGCCGGGACGTCGACCACGTCGCCGTCACCCGCGCGGCCAGCGACGACGGCGTGTTCAAGTCGAAGGACGTACCCGAGGGCCGGGCGACGCTGGTCGTCGACCCCGACGACGGCACCGTGCTCGGCTATCAGGGCCTGCACTACCACGCGGACGTGATGGCGAAGACGATGCAACTCGCCGTCGAGATGGAACTCGACGTACGCGATATCCCCGACCGCGCCTACCACCCCACGACGCCCGAGATCATCGACGGGCTAGTCCGCGATGCGGCCGAGCGGGTCGGGGAGTAG
- the kdgK1 gene encoding bifunctional 2-dehydro-3-deoxygluconokinase/2-dehydro-3-deoxygalactonokinase gives MSDLVTFGETMLRLSPPGNERLETTDELEFRAAGAESNVAIAAERLGAVSTWMSKLPDSPLGRRVDNGLRGYGIDTEVVWSEDGRQGTYYLEHAGKPRGTNVIYDRENAAVTTASAEEFDLSVVRDARAFYTSGITPALSDTLRDTTANLLQVAKKAGTTTAFDLNYRSKLWSPEEARGTVTKLFQLVDVLVIPFRDAQRVLDYDGDAPELAHHLASEYEFQTVLVTQGEHGSLAWHDNVVHDQDTYEADTVDAIGTGDAFVGAFLGRRLSGDDVPQALEYAAATASLKRTIPGDVAAVTKAEVESVVGDKLHRISR, from the coding sequence ATGAGCGATCTCGTGACCTTCGGCGAGACGATGCTCCGGCTCTCGCCGCCCGGCAACGAGCGACTGGAGACGACCGACGAACTGGAGTTCCGCGCCGCCGGCGCGGAGAGCAACGTCGCCATCGCCGCCGAGCGCCTCGGCGCGGTGTCGACGTGGATGTCGAAGCTTCCCGACTCCCCGCTCGGGCGGCGCGTCGACAACGGCCTGCGCGGCTACGGCATCGACACCGAGGTCGTCTGGTCCGAGGACGGCCGGCAGGGGACCTACTACCTCGAACACGCCGGCAAGCCCCGCGGGACGAACGTCATCTACGACCGCGAGAACGCCGCGGTCACGACTGCCTCGGCCGAGGAGTTCGACCTGAGCGTCGTCCGGGACGCCCGAGCGTTCTACACGAGCGGGATCACGCCGGCGCTGTCGGACACGCTGCGGGACACGACGGCGAACCTCCTGCAGGTCGCCAAGAAGGCGGGGACGACGACGGCGTTCGACCTGAACTACCGCTCGAAGCTCTGGTCCCCCGAGGAGGCCCGGGGGACGGTGACGAAGCTGTTCCAGCTGGTCGACGTCCTCGTGATCCCGTTCCGGGACGCCCAGCGGGTGCTGGACTACGACGGCGACGCCCCGGAACTCGCCCACCATCTTGCCTCGGAGTACGAGTTCCAGACCGTCCTCGTCACGCAGGGCGAGCACGGCTCGCTGGCCTGGCACGACAACGTCGTCCACGACCAGGACACCTACGAGGCCGACACCGTCGACGCCATCGGCACGGGCGACGCGTTCGTCGGCGCGTTCCTCGGGCGGCGGCTCTCCGGCGACGACGTGCCCCAGGCCCTGGAGTACGCCGCCGCGACCGCGTCGCTCAAGCGCACTATCCCGGGCGACGTCGCCGCCGTGACCAAGGCGGAGGTCGAGTCCGTCGTCGGCGACAAGCTCCACCGCATCTCGCGGTAG
- the mutL gene encoding DNA mismatch repair endonuclease MutL gives MSETEIRELDESTVQRIAAGEVVERPASAVKELVENSLDADASRVDVEVERGGIDGIVVSDDGVGMTEADVRAAVREHTTSKIDGLADLESGLTTLGFRGEALHTIGAVSRLTITTKPRDADDAATELRYEGGEVTDVSPAGRPPGTTVAVDDLFYNTPARRKYLKTEATEFAHVNRVVTRYALANPDVAVSLTHDGRETFSTTGRGDLRSAVLSVYGREVAEAMIEVPGDDLPAGPLDGVSGYVSHPETNRSGREYVSTFVNGRYVTADAVREAVLEAYGGQLAADRYPFVVLFLDVPPASVDVNVHPRKMEARFDDEAGLRRQVEGAVEDALLDHGLVRSSAPRGRSAPDETSVRPDDGAAAESERDGNEAADGVQTDAGDADNGHTARADAAAVDTPDGAVAPDESDPAGADAGGTRPGGTGSTVASEPTGSSDAASTGSVDANASGETTGSDAAAEAETSGTSPRTDASRAADRDDDTPESGGGRDGAEPTAAADAADKFDGPTEQRTLTGGSVDRTREYDSLPAMRVLGQFRDTYVVAETDEGLALVDQHAADERVNYERLREAFAGDTTAQSLAEPVAVELTAGEAALFDDYADALASLGFYADRAGDRAVEVTTVPAVFDETLDPEDLRDVLASFVETAEDASGRETVESLADEFIADLACYPSVTGNTSLSEGAVTDLLAALDGCENPYACPHGRPVVIELDDDELTDRFERDYPGHGGRRSG, from the coding sequence GTGAGCGAGACGGAGATACGCGAACTCGACGAGTCGACGGTCCAGCGGATCGCGGCCGGCGAGGTGGTCGAGCGCCCCGCCAGCGCGGTGAAGGAACTGGTCGAGAACAGCCTCGACGCCGACGCCTCGCGGGTCGACGTGGAGGTCGAGCGCGGCGGCATCGACGGCATCGTCGTGAGCGACGACGGGGTCGGGATGACCGAGGCGGACGTCCGCGCGGCCGTCCGGGAGCACACCACGAGCAAGATCGACGGGCTGGCCGACCTCGAATCCGGGCTGACGACGCTCGGCTTCCGGGGCGAGGCGCTCCACACCATCGGCGCGGTGTCGCGGCTGACGATCACCACGAAGCCCCGCGACGCCGACGACGCGGCGACGGAACTGCGCTACGAGGGCGGCGAGGTGACCGACGTGTCGCCCGCGGGGCGGCCGCCGGGGACGACCGTCGCGGTGGACGACCTGTTCTACAACACGCCGGCCCGACGGAAGTACCTCAAGACCGAGGCGACGGAGTTCGCCCACGTCAACCGCGTCGTCACGCGGTACGCGCTGGCGAACCCGGACGTCGCGGTGTCGCTGACCCACGACGGCCGCGAGACGTTCTCGACGACCGGGCGGGGGGACCTCCGCTCGGCCGTCCTCTCGGTGTACGGCCGCGAGGTCGCCGAGGCGATGATCGAGGTGCCGGGCGACGACCTCCCCGCCGGCCCGCTCGACGGCGTCTCGGGCTACGTCAGCCACCCCGAGACGAACCGATCCGGCCGGGAGTACGTCTCGACGTTCGTCAACGGCCGGTACGTCACCGCCGACGCGGTCCGCGAGGCCGTGCTGGAGGCCTACGGCGGCCAGCTCGCCGCCGACCGCTACCCCTTCGTCGTGCTCTTTCTCGACGTGCCGCCGGCGTCCGTCGACGTGAACGTCCACCCCCGCAAGATGGAAGCGCGGTTCGACGACGAGGCCGGCCTGCGCCGGCAGGTCGAGGGCGCCGTCGAGGACGCGCTGCTCGACCACGGCCTCGTCCGGTCGAGCGCGCCGCGGGGCCGCTCCGCGCCGGACGAGACGTCGGTACGGCCGGACGACGGCGCGGCTGCGGAGTCGGAGCGCGACGGGAACGAGGCCGCGGATGGCGTACAGACGGACGCCGGCGACGCCGACAACGGGCACACGGCCCGCGCCGACGCGGCCGCCGTGGATACCCCGGACGGTGCGGTCGCGCCGGACGAGTCAGACCCGGCGGGGGCGGACGCGGGCGGAACCCGGCCCGGCGGGACCGGATCGACCGTCGCGAGCGAACCGACCGGGTCGTCGGACGCAGCGTCTACGGGGTCGGTCGACGCGAACGCTTCCGGCGAAACGACCGGTTCGGACGCCGCCGCCGAGGCCGAAACGTCCGGTACGTCGCCGCGGACGGACGCGTCGCGGGCCGCCGACCGGGACGACGACACCCCCGAGTCGGGCGGCGGCCGCGACGGAGCCGAACCGACTGCCGCCGCGGACGCCGCCGACAAGTTCGACGGGCCGACCGAGCAGCGGACGCTGACCGGCGGCTCCGTCGACCGGACCCGGGAGTACGACAGCCTCCCGGCGATGCGCGTGCTCGGGCAGTTCCGGGACACGTACGTCGTCGCCGAGACCGACGAGGGGCTGGCGCTGGTCGACCAGCACGCGGCCGACGAGCGGGTGAACTACGAGCGACTGCGCGAGGCGTTCGCGGGCGACACGACTGCGCAGTCGCTGGCCGAACCGGTCGCGGTCGAACTGACGGCCGGGGAGGCGGCGCTGTTCGATGACTACGCCGACGCGCTCGCGAGCCTCGGGTTCTACGCGGACCGCGCCGGCGACCGGGCCGTCGAGGTGACGACGGTCCCCGCGGTGTTCGACGAGACGCTCGACCCCGAGGACCTGCGCGACGTACTCGCGTCGTTCGTCGAGACGGCCGAGGACGCGTCAGGCCGGGAGACGGTCGAGTCGCTGGCCGACGAGTTCATCGCCGACCTGGCCTGCTACCCCTCGGTGACGGGCAACACGTCGCTTTCGGAGGGCGCGGTGACGGACCTGCTCGCGGCGCTCGACGGCTGCGAGAACCCCTACGCCTGCCCGCACGGCCGCCCCGTGGTGATCGAACTCGACGACGACGAACTGACCGACCGGTTCGAGCGGGACTACCCCGGCCACGGCGGCCGGCGGTCCGGCTGA
- a CDS encoding NAD(P)/FAD-dependent oxidoreductase, which produces MPRVGVVGAGAAAAAATHVVDATVPEADVTVLEKSGGVCGRAATRRRGDVTYDYGANYVKDDDERVVDLLTGALDDEGLVDVAEPVWTFDADGAVSEGRDDDERKWTYRSGLTQVAKRLFGATDATVHRRTRVERVVRDGDDWRLVDADGGEWGPFDALVLNPPAPQTADLFRDADWDDPARDHLAAAAAAVDYRTIWTAVLHYPFELDRPYYALVNPGKDHAVGWIAREECKPGHVPDGESLLVVQASHEWSVERYDDPPEGNVADLAAMTADVVGDDRLAEPDWTDHQGWRYALPEAGVRPGPIDDAAAHDLHVVGDWVAGEGRLHAALRNGLETGERLAYAL; this is translated from the coding sequence ATGCCACGCGTTGGAGTCGTCGGCGCGGGGGCGGCCGCCGCCGCGGCGACGCACGTCGTCGACGCGACGGTGCCCGAAGCCGACGTGACCGTCCTGGAGAAGTCCGGCGGCGTCTGCGGCCGCGCCGCGACGCGCCGCCGGGGCGACGTGACGTACGACTACGGCGCGAACTACGTAAAAGACGACGACGAGCGCGTCGTCGACCTGCTGACCGGGGCGCTGGACGACGAGGGCCTCGTCGACGTCGCCGAACCGGTGTGGACGTTCGATGCGGACGGCGCGGTGAGCGAGGGCCGCGACGACGACGAGCGCAAGTGGACGTACCGCTCGGGGCTGACGCAGGTCGCGAAGCGGCTGTTCGGCGCGACGGACGCGACGGTCCATCGCCGGACGCGGGTCGAGCGCGTCGTCCGCGACGGCGACGACTGGCGGCTGGTCGACGCCGACGGGGGCGAGTGGGGGCCGTTCGACGCGCTGGTGTTGAACCCGCCGGCGCCCCAGACCGCGGACCTGTTCCGGGACGCCGACTGGGACGACCCTGCTCGCGACCACCTCGCCGCCGCCGCCGCGGCCGTCGACTACCGGACCATCTGGACCGCGGTGTTGCACTACCCCTTCGAACTCGACCGGCCGTACTACGCGCTGGTCAACCCCGGCAAGGACCACGCGGTCGGCTGGATCGCCCGCGAGGAGTGCAAGCCCGGCCACGTGCCGGACGGCGAGTCGCTGCTGGTCGTGCAGGCGAGCCACGAGTGGTCGGTCGAGCGCTACGACGACCCGCCCGAGGGGAACGTCGCGGACCTGGCCGCGATGACGGCCGACGTCGTCGGCGACGACCGCCTCGCGGAGCCGGACTGGACGGACCACCAGGGGTGGCGCTACGCACTGCCCGAGGCGGGCGTCCGACCCGGGCCGATCGACGACGCCGCCGCCCACGACCTCCACGTCGTCGGCGACTGGGTCGCCGGCGAGGGGCGGCTCCACGCGGCGCTGCGGAACGGGCTAGAGACGGGCGAGCGGCTGGCGTACGCGCTGTGA
- a CDS encoding DUF502 domain-containing protein: MALWDALRRRFVAGLLLVAPLVVTLYVVTTLVRWSLVVIDPVVAGTRLTQYTGNDQLAAQVLAVVLILGALVALGSLAGRTVGSRLFGNVGRVVNFVPLVNTIYSSVRQVASALVERDSRYDSVVLVEYPRDGIYALGFVTGESPEPVLSATDERAYNVFLPNSPNPTGGRLALVPEDQITEIDMSVREGLRQVVTTGMGPEEEPIADVPVTNAPSGADAESDPDVDASRPDR, translated from the coding sequence ATGGCTCTCTGGGACGCCCTCAGGCGGCGGTTCGTGGCGGGGCTGCTCCTCGTCGCGCCGCTCGTCGTCACGCTGTACGTCGTCACCACGCTCGTCCGCTGGAGCCTCGTGGTGATAGACCCGGTCGTCGCCGGGACGCGCCTCACCCAGTACACGGGCAACGACCAACTCGCCGCGCAGGTGCTGGCGGTCGTCCTGATACTCGGGGCGCTCGTCGCGCTGGGCTCGCTCGCCGGCCGCACCGTCGGGAGCCGCCTGTTCGGCAACGTCGGGCGAGTGGTCAACTTCGTCCCGCTCGTCAACACCATCTACTCCAGCGTCCGGCAGGTCGCCAGCGCACTCGTCGAGCGCGACAGCCGGTACGACAGCGTCGTGCTGGTCGAGTACCCGCGCGACGGCATCTACGCGCTCGGCTTCGTCACCGGCGAGAGCCCCGAGCCGGTGCTTTCGGCGACGGACGAGCGGGCGTACAACGTGTTCCTCCCCAACAGCCCGAACCCGACCGGCGGCCGGCTGGCCCTGGTCCCCGAGGACCAGATCACCGAGATAGACATGAGCGTCCGCGAGGGGCTCCGTCAGGTCGTGACGACCGGGATGGGCCCCGAGGAGGAACCGATCGCCGACGTTCCGGTCACGAACGCGCCGTCGGGGGCCGACGCCGAGTCCGACCCGGACGTGGACGCGAGTCGGCCGGACCGATAG
- a CDS encoding DUF4129 domain-containing protein — translation MPSTRTVAGVALALAVGSVAAAATAVEASIAPALDSPRSGRGGGGGGSLYGLLLLLLTRVLAVFGIHVELGGGGAPSFLPVALRWLAANLPALLGAVALLAVVALAVRYRDGVVAATRSVRSRSRSPASGDGRSDWSPGDPSNAVEAAWVELVSRADAARPASRTPAEWERAGVDSGLPAAAVDRAVSLFRAVRYGGRPVTDERAARAETLRRRLAGDGETATDAEGPSETGSADAAASDRAEERGGDRGDDAVDG, via the coding sequence ATGCCCTCCACTCGCACCGTGGCCGGGGTCGCCCTGGCCCTTGCGGTCGGGTCAGTGGCCGCCGCGGCGACCGCCGTGGAAGCCTCGATAGCCCCCGCGCTGGACTCGCCGCGGTCCGGTCGCGGCGGTGGCGGGGGCGGATCGCTGTACGGCCTCCTGTTGCTGCTGTTGACACGCGTGCTCGCCGTCTTCGGCATCCACGTGGAACTGGGCGGCGGGGGCGCGCCGTCGTTCCTGCCCGTCGCCCTCCGCTGGCTGGCGGCCAACCTGCCGGCGCTCCTCGGGGCGGTGGCGCTGCTCGCCGTCGTCGCGCTGGCGGTGCGGTACCGCGACGGCGTCGTCGCCGCGACCCGCTCCGTGCGGTCGCGCTCCCGGTCGCCCGCGTCGGGTGACGGGCGGTCGGACTGGTCGCCGGGCGACCCGTCGAACGCCGTCGAGGCGGCCTGGGTCGAACTGGTGTCGCGGGCCGACGCCGCCAGGCCGGCGTCCCGGACGCCCGCCGAGTGGGAGCGGGCGGGCGTCGACTCGGGCCTGCCCGCGGCGGCCGTGGACCGCGCCGTGTCGCTGTTCCGGGCGGTCAGGTACGGCGGCCGCCCCGTGACCGACGAGCGCGCGGCGCGGGCCGAGACGCTCCGCCGCCGGCTGGCGGGGGACGGCGAGACGGCGACGGATGCCGAGGGGCCGTCGGAGACGGGGTCGGCGGACGCAGCGGCATCGGACCGGGCGGAAGAGCGGGGAGGGGATCGGGGGGACGATGCCGTCGACGGCTGA
- a CDS encoding DUF7269 family protein — MPSTAEFDPVALARRGLLAVAALLAAVAAVAALAGPDALGRPLADAADPGSLVAAAFATVGITLGALLATLSWLPALEDDGSTRPPEEATATPYPGSSLDSAAGGLGLAPGLYGADRRAVRERLRETAVRTTMAAEGCSREAALTAVESGRWTDDPVAAAFLGDVAPPRHLRPLYRVSSSYAFGRGARAAVRELDPDRPSAGESA, encoded by the coding sequence ATGCCGTCGACGGCTGAGTTCGACCCCGTGGCGCTCGCCCGGCGGGGACTGCTCGCCGTCGCCGCGCTGCTCGCCGCCGTGGCGGCCGTCGCAGCGCTGGCCGGCCCCGACGCGCTGGGCCGCCCGCTTGCCGACGCCGCGGACCCGGGCTCGCTCGTCGCGGCGGCGTTCGCGACGGTCGGGATCACGCTCGGCGCGCTGCTGGCGACGCTGTCGTGGCTGCCGGCGCTGGAGGACGACGGGTCGACGCGCCCGCCCGAGGAGGCCACGGCGACGCCGTATCCGGGGTCGTCCCTCGACAGCGCCGCGGGCGGGCTTGGGTTGGCGCCGGGGCTGTACGGGGCCGACCGCCGCGCGGTCCGCGAACGGCTCCGCGAGACGGCCGTCAGGACGACGATGGCGGCCGAGGGCTGCTCCCGCGAGGCGGCGCTGACCGCCGTCGAGTCGGGGCGCTGGACCGACGACCCGGTCGCCGCCGCCTTCCTCGGCGACGTTGCCCCGCCGCGCCACCTGCGGCCGCTGTACCGCGTCTCGTCGTCGTACGCGTTCGGCCGGGGAGCCCGCGCCGCCGTCCGCGAACTCGACCCGGACCGGCCGTCGGCCGGTGAGTCGGCGTGA
- a CDS encoding DUF58 domain-containing protein: protein MTEFRRTGRWRPAVPAAAVLVAAGVYLGDAGVLLAAAVPAAYAAYPWLSRPPAVSLSLTRTATPASPDHGDRVTVEATLTNDGRSVLPAVEFADGVPDHLVVVEGSPRGAAALRPGESTTVRYDVVAKRGTHAFDPADVTVRDVSGGHEATLSVAGDDAGATELACPPSAPEGGVPSRAGRYPGRGDAASFDAGVEFARVREYRPGDSPGRIDWRRYARDRKLTTVESPAQRAATLVLCLDARPCAFRSAGAGEPHAVAYAADAARAVGEAALDRGDRVGLAVVGESFEWIPPSGRPLTERGVGATLDEHAVAKPPARPPTPGAPGDREGLLAALPQDAHAVWFAPLVGEYVAGTARRLAAAGRDVTVVSPDVTTAATAGGRVARVERDARIAALRNAGIPVADWDPAEPLAAAFARAGLGGSP from the coding sequence GTGACCGAGTTCCGCCGGACCGGTCGCTGGCGACCCGCGGTCCCCGCGGCGGCGGTGCTCGTCGCGGCCGGCGTGTATCTCGGCGACGCGGGCGTGCTGCTGGCGGCGGCCGTCCCCGCAGCCTACGCCGCCTACCCGTGGCTGTCCCGTCCGCCGGCCGTCTCGCTGTCGCTCACGCGGACGGCGACGCCGGCGTCGCCCGACCACGGCGACCGGGTGACCGTCGAGGCGACGCTCACGAACGACGGGCGGTCGGTCCTGCCGGCCGTCGAGTTCGCCGACGGCGTCCCCGACCACCTCGTCGTGGTCGAGGGGTCGCCCCGCGGGGCCGCCGCGCTCCGGCCGGGCGAGTCGACGACGGTCCGGTACGACGTGGTGGCGAAACGGGGCACGCACGCGTTCGACCCGGCCGACGTGACGGTCCGGGACGTGAGCGGCGGCCACGAGGCGACGCTTTCCGTCGCCGGGGACGACGCCGGCGCGACCGAACTGGCGTGTCCGCCGTCGGCCCCCGAGGGCGGGGTGCCGTCGCGGGCCGGGCGCTACCCCGGCCGGGGCGACGCGGCGTCGTTCGACGCCGGCGTCGAGTTCGCCCGGGTCCGGGAGTACCGACCGGGCGACTCGCCGGGACGGATCGACTGGCGGCGCTACGCCCGCGACCGGAAGCTGACGACCGTGGAGTCGCCCGCCCAGCGCGCCGCGACGCTCGTCCTCTGTCTGGACGCCCGCCCGTGTGCGTTCCGCTCCGCCGGGGCGGGGGAACCCCACGCGGTCGCCTACGCGGCCGACGCGGCACGGGCCGTCGGCGAGGCCGCCCTCGACCGCGGCGACCGGGTCGGCCTCGCCGTCGTCGGGGAGTCGTTCGAGTGGATCCCCCCGTCCGGCCGCCCCCTCACGGAGCGCGGCGTCGGCGCGACGCTCGACGAGCACGCAGTGGCGAAGCCGCCGGCCCGCCCGCCGACGCCCGGCGCGCCCGGCGACCGCGAGGGGTTGCTGGCCGCGCTCCCGCAGGACGCACACGCCGTCTGGTTCGCGCCGCTGGTCGGCGAGTACGTGGCTGGGACGGCCCGGCGACTGGCCGCCGCCGGGCGGGACGTGACGGTCGTCAGCCCGGACGTGACAACGGCCGCGACGGCCGGCGGCCGCGTCGCCCGCGTCGAGCGCGACGCCCGGATCGCGGCGCTTCGCAACGCGGGGATCCCAGTGGCGGACTGGGACCCGGCCGAACCGCTCGCCGCGGCGTTTGCCCGCGCCGGGCTGGGGGGGTCGCCGTGA